From Azospirillaceae bacterium:
GTCACGGACCGGGCGATCGACAGCCATGTCAAGAACCTGCGCCGCAAGCTCAGCGCGCTGTTGCCAGGCGCGGACATCATCCAGTCCGTGTACGGCGTGGGCTATCGCGTCGAACTGTAGCCCACATCCATATTGCCTCCACAGTCCGCGTCCAGCGTGCCCTCATTCGATTGACGGATGAGGCGGCGGAAAATGGGCATGACATGGAAATGGAAGAAGGCGCTGGTGATCTCGACGGCTGTTATCGCGGCCATCGCCGTTACCGGCGGGATTGCCGGGTTCGCCGCGTACCGGTTGGGCTTGGGGCCGTTCGCGCCGTTTCAGGCCGACATGGCGATTGACCGCGCCGCGCGAACCGCGGTGATCGATGGCGCCGTCGCCGCTATCGAGCGCTACTACGTGTTTCCCGAAAAGGCCGCCCAGATGGCGCAGCACTTGGCGACCAGGATGGCGCAGGGAGATTTCGACGCGATCACCAGTGCGGAGAAACTGGCGCAGGTACTGACCGACAGCCTGCAAAAGGATACGGGCGACGCGCATCTCACGGTGCGTTACTTCGAGAAGCCAATCGCCGAATTGCCGCCGGGCCAGGACCAGACGCCTGAGGAGAAGGCGGAGGAGGAGAGCACCCAGAAGCGCCTGAATTACGGCTTTCAGACCGTGTCGCGGCTCAAGTCGAACATCGGTTACATCGATTTGCGCGCGTTCGGCCGGCCGGCGCAGGCCGCCGCGAAGATCGCCGGCGCGATGGCGCTGGTCAGCGATACCCGCGCCCTGATCATCGATCTGCGCGAATGCGAAGGCGGCGATCCCGACACGGTGATGCTGTTCGCGAGTTACCTCTTCGATGCGCCGACGCATCTCAACGATATCTATTGGCGCGACGAAAACCGTATTGAGGAACGGTGGACCCGGGCCAGCGTTTCAGGAACCAAATATGGTTCCACGCGCAGGGTCTATGTGCTGACCGGGGAAAACACGTTCTCGGCCGCGGAGGATTTCGCCTATGCCCTGAAAGCCAACCGACGTGCGATCATCGTCGGCACCTCGACCCAGGGCGGGGGCGCGCATCCCGGACAGCCGCGGCGGATCAACGCCCATTTCATGATTTTCGTGCCCACCGGCCGGGCCATCAATCCGGTCACGCAGACGAATTGGCAAGAGACGGGCGTGCTGCCGGATTTGCCGTCTTCCGAAAGCAAGGCTCTCGACGTCGCGCAGATCGAGATCTTGAAGGAGGTAATGGCATCCGATCCGGATCCCCGGGCAAGACAGGCCGCGAAGGAGCGCATTGCGGACCTTCGGTAGCCGTCCGTGAAGACTGGCCCATTATCGCTGAACCGTGCGGGGATCGCCGTCGGCCCCTGGAGACCGGTCTTGGTGCCTCCTTCTCCTCGGCGGCGATCCGCTCGACGGCCTCAACATCGAAGGGGCTGGCGGCTTTGGGATCAGGCGTCCGCAAAC
This genomic window contains:
- a CDS encoding S41 family peptidase; translation: MTWKWKKALVISTAVIAAIAVTGGIAGFAAYRLGLGPFAPFQADMAIDRAARTAVIDGAVAAIERYYVFPEKAAQMAQHLATRMAQGDFDAITSAEKLAQVLTDSLQKDTGDAHLTVRYFEKPIAELPPGQDQTPEEKAEEESTQKRLNYGFQTVSRLKSNIGYIDLRAFGRPAQAAAKIAGAMALVSDTRALIIDLRECEGGDPDTVMLFASYLFDAPTHLNDIYWRDENRIEERWTRASVSGTKYGSTRRVYVLTGENTFSAAEDFAYALKANRRAIIVGTSTQGGGAHPGQPRRINAHFMIFVPTGRAINPVTQTNWQETGVLPDLPSSESKALDVAQIEILKEVMASDPDPRARQAAKERIADLR